The Priestia koreensis genomic interval TCATTGATTTTGTTTTGTAAATCTTGACCGGCTGCATACGCGTTTGTACCAGAAAAGGTGAATACGCCACTTAAACCAATCGCAACAGCTGTCGTAACAGCTAGTTTTCGACTTTTCATGTCTTCTTCTCCCCCAATTTCCGTTTCTTGATGACTTAGTCATACAAATTCCTAGACGTAAAACATCTAGGAATTTGTGGTCTTCATATGTAAGCCGAACGAATGACGTTCGGTCGATCTAGCATTATGTCACTTATTTATATAAGAATTTACGAACTGAAATTAAGCTTCCCCAAACCCCGATACAAGCACCGATTACAGCTAGTACAGCTGATACTTGCAGAACAAATGGGAAGGTTGGTAATAGCTGAACAAACGGAAGGGATTGAATGACCTTCGGCTTGATGCTGTCATATAAGAAGCTATACGACACGGATATAAGAATGATTGGGATGACCGAACCAATTAATCCGATGAATAGTCCTTCTAAAAACAGCGGCCAGCGAATGAACGAGTTTGTGGCTCCTACTAATCTCATAATCTCAATTTCATCTTTCCGAGCAAAGATCGTAATTTTAATCGTATTTGAAATTAAGAACATCGCCGTTAAGACAAGTGCAATGATTAACGCAGCACCGATATTACGTGCTACCTTCAATACTTTAAACAATTTCTTAACTTCTTCTTGTCCATATTGAACCTTCGTTACGTGAGGCAGCTCTTTCATTTGAGTCGCCGTCTTTTCAACGTATTTCGGTTCTTTCGTCTTCACGATATAAACATCACTGAGTGGATTATCCTGTTCAAATAGCTTGAACGCACTTCCATCGTCCCCAAAGCTCTTAATAAGCTTTTTCAATTCTTCTGCTTTTGAAGAAAATGTTACGCTCTCTACATATCGATTTTCTTTAATCTTGCTTTGCA includes:
- the ftsX gene encoding permease-like cell division protein FtsX produces the protein MKARTLGRHFREGGKSLGRNSWMTFASASAVTVTLLLVGVFLVLLLNLNNFASSIEDDVEMKLYIDPSTSQADIQAMQSKIKENRYVESVTFSSKAEELKKLIKSFGDDGSAFKLFEQDNPLSDVYIVKTKEPKYVEKTATQMKELPHVTKVQYGQEEVKKLFKVLKVARNIGAALIIALVLTAMFLISNTIKITIFARKDEIEIMRLVGATNSFIRWPLFLEGLFIGLIGSVIPIILISVSYSFLYDSIKPKVIQSLPFVQLLPTFPFVLQVSAVLAVIGACIGVWGSLISVRKFLYK